From a region of the Castanea sativa cultivar Marrone di Chiusa Pesio chromosome 10, ASM4071231v1 genome:
- the LOC142614068 gene encoding 7-deoxyloganetin glucosyltransferase-like produces the protein MDSFSTGVKPHVVCFPVPLQGHINPMLQLAKLLHHKGFHVTFVNTEYNHKRLLRSRGPNSLNGLPGFHFETIPDGLPPSDDADVSQDIPTLAETLQKTCLVPLCNLITKLNDTSSSNVPPVTCIVADGCMSFTLDAADNFGIPCVMFWTPSACGFMSVMHFRHFVERGLVPLKDASYLTNGYLETVIDWIPGMKNIRLMDIPSFVRTTDENDVMFNFFIRETESVSRASAVILNTFDLFEKDVLDALSNMLPCLYTIGPLVSFVDQIKDNNLESIGSNLWKEEPGCVEWLNSKEPNSVVYVNYGSITIMTPRQLIEFAWGLANSEKHFLWIIRPDLVRGDSAIIPPEFVTETKDRGMLASWCPQEQILKHPSIGGFLTHSGWNSTLESVCCGVPMISWPFFGDQQTNCRYCCVEWGIAMEVDNNVQRDEVEKLVRELIDGEKGKEIKKNVMEWKTKAKDSTKPGGSSYQNLDKLIVEVLLARNV, from the exons atggaTTCCTTTAGCACAGGTGTTAAACCTCATGTAGTTTGCTTCCCAGTCCCACTTCAAGGTCACATAAACCCAATGCTCCAGTTAGCAAAACTCCTCCACCATAAAGGGTTTCACGTAACTTTTGTAAACACAGAGTACAACCACAAACGCTTACTCAGGTCTCGAGGCCCCAACTCCCTCAATGGCTTGCCTGGCTTTCACTTCGAAACCATTCCTGATGGCCTCCCACCCTCAGACGACGCAGATGTCAGCCAAGACATTCCCACTCTTGCTGAAACCCTCCAAAAGACTTGCCTAGTCCCACTTTGCAACCTCATTACCAAACTCAACGACACTTCGTCTTCGAATGTGCCTCCTGTTACCTGTATTGTCGCAGATGGTTGCATGTCCTTCACTCTTGATGCTGCTGACAATTTCGGAATTCCATgtgtaatgttttggacaccTAGCGCTTGTGGCTTCATGAGCGTTATGCATTTTCGACATTTCGTTGAGCGAGGTTTGGTACCCCTCAAAG ATGCGAGCTATCTAACAAATGGATACTTGGAAACTGTAATTGATTGGATTCCGGGGATGAAAAATATTCGTCTTATGGATATTCCAAGTTTTGTTAGAACAACAGATGAAAATGACGTCATGTTCAACTTTTTCATCCGTGAAACCGAGAGTGTTTCTAGAGCTTCAGCTGTCATTTTGAACACATTCGACCTCTTTGAAAAGGACGTGTTGGATGCTTTATCCAACATGCTTCCTTGTTTATACACCATTGGACCACTCGTGTCATTTGTGGACCAAATTAAGGACAATAACTTGGAATCAATAGGTTCCAATCTATGGAAAGAAGAACCAGGGTGTGTGGAATGGCTAAATTCAAAAGAACCAAACTCTGTAGTGTATGTAAATTATGGTAGTATAACTATCATGACACCTCGGCAACTCATTGAGTTTGCTTGGGGGTTAGCAAATAGTGAAAAACACTTCTTGTGGATTATAAGGCCTGATCTTGTTAGAGGTGATTCAGCTATTATTCCTCCTGAATTTGTTACCGAAACTAAAGATAGAGGCATGTTAGCAAGTTGGTGCCCTCAAGAACAAATCCTAAAGCACCCATCAATTGGGGGTTTCTTAACACATAGTGGGTGGAATTCAACACTTGAGAGTGTGTGTTGTGGAGTTCCAATGATCTCTTGGCCCTTCTTTGGTGATCAACAGACGAATTGTCGATATTGTTGTGTTGAATGGGGCATTGCGATGGAGGTAGATAATAATGTTCAAAGAGATGAAGTGGAGAAGTTAGTGAGAGAGTTAATTGATGGTGAAAAAGGTAAAGAAATTAAGAAGAATGTAATGGAGTGGAAAACAAAAGCAAAGGATTCCACCAAGCCTGGTGGTTCTTCGTACCAAAACTTGGATAAGTTGATTGTTGAAGTTCTTTTAGCTAGAAATGTTTAA